The nucleotide sequence AGTTGGTTTTTTTGTTAGATTTTATTCGAGTTTTTGTCCTTAACTTTCGTCTAGATGCCCAATTGTCCCTAAATCTGAGCATTTTCAAGCTTAGCTGCTGCTTGTATTTAAAAATCAAAAATCGGTCCAAAAATTAGTTTTTTTAAGCTAATTTTCGGACCGATCTCTCAGTTCATTCAAAAATTAAATCTTGCCTGTTTATTTTTCTTCTTCAGATTTGTTTTATCAAGCTTTTTATTCTCTTTCTTGATTTCCTTCTTCATCTCTTTTTTCATTTCATACATTCGCTCATCAGCCTTCTTAAACGCGTCCAGAACATGTTCCACACCTTCCTCATTGTAAAAACAATATCCATAGGCAAGACTCAGATTCCAGTTTTCATGAATATCATTCAAGTAATTTATGGAAGCGTTTAATTCCCTGAGCTTTTTGGTTATATTTTCATAGTCCAGAGCATCTTCACCATCTATTATTACAGTAAACTCATCTCCTCCTGTCCTGCTGACCATGGCAAAATCCGAAAAAACGTCAGACAGAACCTGTGCAAAGCTTTTGATATACTCATCCCCCTCATCATGTCCATATGTATCATTTATCCGTTTCAGACCATTCATATCCATCTCAATGATACAATAGGGGATCATTTCCTCATCTATTTTCCTATAGCGTTTTTCCGCTGCCATCCTGTTATATATCTGTGTCAGCGAATCAGTGTATGCCATCTTTTCGATGATCTCCATCTTGGCATTGTCTTTTGCCGATCTGACCGCATTCGCGATGTAGTCGATGATGATTGACCACACAAATACCAGCCCTGCCAGAAACAGCACACTGAATTTGTAATCCACGTCCCTGCCTGCCACGTATTTTGCAAAATTATACCTGAATACCTCAAAAAGTCCCGAAAGAACTAAAACAAGGACTCCGATCGCCGTAATATAGTTTTTTGATTTGTTTTTTACAATATCATAAAACTGTGTCACGATAATAAACACCAATATTATCGCAGAGATTATATGATCAGGAATAAGAAACTGCACAACGCTTATTTTCCCGCTCATGTAACATACGAATACTCCTGTAATAAATGCCAGGTCTGCCAGCCAGAGCAGAATATAGCTTCTTTTTCTGATATTTGACGATACGCTTATAAGATTTGCATCAAACTGATAGGCAAGCACTACCAGCGGCATCAGATAAAGCGAAAAATACTCCAGAAAAGTCTTTACCGAATAATTAACTGTTACAAATGTTGATGCATTTGACGATGTAAATATCCAGAATCCTGCACACAAAGAAAAGAGCGCAATGCAGAAGATTTTGAGCAGATCGGTCATATACAGCTTACATACCGCAGAAAAAAGGAGCGATATAAAAATTATACATACTCCGAACACAAAGAAAAAATTTCCCAAAAGGGAAGGAAGCAGCAGTTCCTTAGACATTTCATATGATATTGTCTTCCCATCCCTAATCTCCGGCGGATCAAATGATGAAAAAGCATCTTTTTCATCTACTATAAGCTCTATCTCTATAAGGTCGTCTTCATCCAGATTATGAAGGTTAGCCCTGTGATATCCGGATCCTACCAGCCTTCCCTCTTTATGCTGTTCCAGTCCATAGGAATAAACAGTTTCTCCATTCTGCCTTACAGAAACAGTACTGTTTTTTATCATCAGTAAAAGAACATTAGCTTCAATACTGCTTTTTATTCCTGTTTTTCTGAGTGTAATAATATCCCCGTCTTTTATACCCCGGAATTTAAAATCATTCAGGTTTACATTTTCATAAACTTCATCATTAATGCGAAGCTCCCATCCATCATATAAGACCAGCTTATTGTTTGGTGTATTTCCGTTTAAAAACAGTTTGATACACAGAAAAAGGCATATCAGTGTCAGAATGGATATTATTATAATAAACAGAGCTGATAGTCTGAAATTTTCTTTATATTTATTGCCATAAAGTTTCATATATGAGTTCCTGATCATTCACAATATATAATACTGCTTATTTACAACTTACAGATAAACGTATTTATTTCCCCTCATATTATATATTATATCACATATAAAATTTCTTATATTTTTTAAATTGTCCTTAATTCTGTACAATTAGCTTTTTACCATATTTCCAAGACAGCATTTGAAACTGCTGCAGGAAGCATAAAAAAGTGCCTTCGGCACTTCAACTCCCCTGCCCCTCACTCATGAGGGGTGGGGTTTTCTTTTGCTCCATTTTCATTCATAATAGTTATATGAACATACTGCAAAAAATCTTTACCGACTACTATGAAACAATTATTTTCACAATGAAACCTCGCTCATCTGTCATTGAAAACATCGACAAGATGATTAATTGTGGCAATCCAGACTTTGGTGGTGCCATGTATGGATGCCCGGATTGCGGAAAACTTAAATTTGTTCCCTTTCGCTGTCACAGCCGCTTTTGTCCTTCATGCGGA is from Lachnospiraceae bacterium C1.1 and encodes:
- a CDS encoding GGDEF domain-containing protein, giving the protein MKLYGNKYKENFRLSALFIIIISILTLICLFLCIKLFLNGNTPNNKLVLYDGWELRINDEVYENVNLNDFKFRGIKDGDIITLRKTGIKSSIEANVLLLMIKNSTVSVRQNGETVYSYGLEQHKEGRLVGSGYHRANLHNLDEDDLIEIELIVDEKDAFSSFDPPEIRDGKTISYEMSKELLLPSLLGNFFFVFGVCIIFISLLFSAVCKLYMTDLLKIFCIALFSLCAGFWIFTSSNASTFVTVNYSVKTFLEYFSLYLMPLVVLAYQFDANLISVSSNIRKRSYILLWLADLAFITGVFVCYMSGKISVVQFLIPDHIISAIILVFIIVTQFYDIVKNKSKNYITAIGVLVLVLSGLFEVFRYNFAKYVAGRDVDYKFSVLFLAGLVFVWSIIIDYIANAVRSAKDNAKMEIIEKMAYTDSLTQIYNRMAAEKRYRKIDEEMIPYCIIEMDMNGLKRINDTYGHDEGDEYIKSFAQVLSDVFSDFAMVSRTGGDEFTVIIDGEDALDYENITKKLRELNASINYLNDIHENWNLSLAYGYCFYNEEGVEHVLDAFKKADERMYEMKKEMKKEIKKENKKLDKTNLKKKNKQARFNF